A genomic region of Coffea eugenioides isolate CCC68of unplaced genomic scaffold, Ceug_1.0 ScVebR1_1192;HRSCAF=2006, whole genome shotgun sequence contains the following coding sequences:
- the LOC113755096 gene encoding protein FON2 SPARE1-like — translation MSLKNIGHFLMIILWLYFLLLLFHGWEASSTSFIRLQSGKMHQFSTSHYNRKAMAPSKFDFTPFLHHHHRHHHHRRDHHHRHIAVEREPPDDGSGLDPLYGIDKRLVPTGPNPLHH, via the coding sequence ATGTCTTTGAAGAATATTGGACATTTCTTGATGATCATTCtttggctctattttctcttgtTACTTTTCCACGGTTGGGAGGCTAGTAGCACCAGTTTTATCAGGCTACAGAGTGGAAAGATGCATCAATTTTCTACCTCTCACTACAACAGGAAAGCAATGGCGCCAAGCAAGTTCGACTTCACCccatttcttcatcatcaccaccgccaccaccaccaccgccgTGATCATCATCATAGACATATTGCGGTCGAGCGTGAGCCGCCTGATGATGGAAGCGGGCTCGATCCACTTTATGGTATTGATAAACGTCTTGTTCCAACTGGTCCCAATCCACTACACCATTGA